The following proteins are encoded in a genomic region of Gouania willdenowi chromosome 6, fGouWil2.1, whole genome shotgun sequence:
- the LOC114465584 gene encoding interferon gamma-like gives MAAWRLTLSVCVCVSLCVSEVRGGSYVSAKMNQTIHSLLRRYKTQEVFNGKPVFPRPFMTGKTETKMVLMGGVLQTYDTLIGRMLDRLPTSSPDVQQSESAVASDAVALGSSSMRNELTYIRGKIQELKNIHFKEQEKLLQRLQDLGQIQMDNQVIQHKALWELLPLYEEASELSNSVMMRRRRRRQTKGLKLPYP, from the exons ATGGCAGCATGGAGGCTGacgctgagtgtgtgtgtgtgtgtgagtctgtgtgtgAGTGAAGTCAGAGGAGGCTCGTACGTCTCTGCAAAGATGAACCAGACCATCCACAGCCTGCTGAGGCGCtat aagacTCAGGAGGTGTTTAACGGGAAGCCGGTGTTTCCTCGTCCTTTCATGACGGGAAAAACTGAG ACTAAGATGGTGTTAATGGGCGGAGTTCTGCAGACCTACGACACACTCATTGGTCGCATGTTGGACCGACTGCCCACGTCCAGTCCTGATGTGCAACAGTCAGAGTCCGCCGTCGCATCCGATGCCGTCGCATTGGGGTCGAGCTCCATGAGAAACGAGCTGACCTACATCAGGGGGAAAATCCAAGAGCTGAAGAACATTCACTTTAAGGAGCAGGAGAAGCTTCTACAGAGACTCCAGGACCTGGGTCAGATCCAG ATGGATAATCAAGTGATTCAGCACAAAGCTCTGTGGGAGCTGCTTCCTCTCTACGAGGAGGCCAGTGAGCTCTCCAACAGcgtgatgatgaggaggagacGACGAAGACAAACCAAAGGCCTGAAGCTTCCGTATCCCTGA